Proteins co-encoded in one Cytobacillus sp. NJ13 genomic window:
- a CDS encoding Na+/H+ antiporter NhaC family protein gives MKNKGNPWALLPLLAFLLIFIGSGIATGDFNSIPIIVIVSAAAGIALAMNRKKPFMEKVEIFTKGAGHPDIILMSIIFILAGAFSGTAKGMGAVDSTVNLALSFIPQNLLMVGIFIIACFISLSMGTSMGTVVALAPIGVALSAETDISVALAMAAIIGGAMFGDNLSVISDTTIAAVRTQGTRMTDKFRVNFLIVLPAALLTALILGILTAGQESVVTSGDYSFLKVIPYLGVLAAALLGMNVILVLSGGIMLAGLIGIADGSYTFVSFLQMIAEGMGGMQTLAIIAILIGGLVEIIRFNGGIDYLLHIATSKIKSRRGAEFGIASLVSLTNLSTANNTIAIIIAGPLAKKIADQYKIDPRKSASILDIFACFVQGTIPYGAQMLAASGLAAISPVSIMAYSIYPILIGICGIIAILINFPNLKK, from the coding sequence ATGAAAAACAAGGGCAATCCCTGGGCTTTATTGCCGCTTTTGGCTTTCCTTCTTATTTTTATTGGAAGCGGCATAGCAACAGGAGATTTTAATAGCATTCCAATCATTGTCATTGTATCTGCTGCAGCCGGAATTGCACTGGCAATGAACAGAAAAAAGCCATTTATGGAAAAAGTAGAGATATTCACTAAAGGGGCCGGACATCCTGATATCATATTAATGTCTATCATTTTTATCCTGGCAGGGGCCTTTTCTGGAACGGCTAAAGGAATGGGTGCGGTTGATTCCACTGTGAACCTTGCACTCTCTTTTATTCCACAGAATCTGCTTATGGTCGGAATTTTTATCATTGCATGCTTTATTTCATTATCGATGGGAACATCCATGGGGACAGTTGTGGCTCTTGCTCCAATTGGTGTAGCCCTTTCTGCAGAGACAGATATATCTGTAGCATTGGCCATGGCAGCAATCATAGGCGGTGCCATGTTTGGGGATAATCTTTCCGTCATTTCTGATACGACCATTGCAGCGGTCAGGACTCAAGGAACGAGAATGACCGATAAATTCCGTGTGAATTTCTTAATCGTTCTGCCTGCTGCATTGCTTACAGCTTTGATTCTTGGAATTTTAACAGCAGGTCAGGAAAGCGTGGTAACCAGCGGGGATTATAGCTTTTTGAAAGTAATTCCTTATCTGGGAGTATTGGCTGCAGCTTTACTTGGCATGAATGTCATTCTAGTGCTTAGCGGGGGTATAATGCTTGCTGGACTAATCGGAATTGCAGACGGCAGCTATACTTTTGTTTCATTCCTGCAAATGATTGCTGAGGGAATGGGCGGCATGCAGACCCTTGCGATAATTGCCATTCTCATTGGCGGATTGGTTGAGATCATCCGATTTAATGGCGGAATCGATTACTTGCTTCACATAGCTACAAGCAAAATAAAATCCCGCAGGGGAGCTGAATTCGGTATTGCGTCACTTGTCTCCCTGACAAATTTATCTACAGCCAATAACACAATTGCCATCATTATTGCAGGTCCGCTTGCCAAAAAAATTGCGGATCAATATAAGATTGACCCGCGTAAATCAGCAAGTATTCTTGATATATTTGCCTGTTTTGTACAAGGGACTATCCCATATGGGGCACAGATGCTCGCTGCTTCCGGACTCGCTGCGATTTCGCCGGTAAGCATTATGGCATATTCCATTTATCCGATATTAATTGGCATTTGCGGTATTATTGCCATTTTAATCAACTTCCCAAATCTAAAAAAATAA
- the rpmG gene encoding 50S ribosomal protein L33: MRLKITLACTETGDRNYITTKNKRNNPDRIELMKYSPKLKKHTLHRETK; encoded by the coding sequence ATGAGATTGAAAATTACTTTGGCATGCACAGAAACAGGGGATCGCAACTATATTACAACCAAAAATAAACGAAATAATCCTGATAGAATTGAATTAATGAAATACTCTCCAAAACTAAAAAAACACACCCTTCACAGGGAAACAAAATAA
- a CDS encoding permease, protein MNRLFRSHIIDITGIILIAILVYFISFSSGLGLSFDIPPSLLNLNVIFISILIEALPFVLIGVLIAGFIQIFITEDHIKRWIPKNRTAAVVMSCVAGALFPACECGIVPIIRRLMSKGVPVYAAIGFMLTGPLINPIVIASTYMAFGNDFEMAGLRMGLGFLIAIIVAFSVSIIFKSGQLKDSIHLPHISENNRSFLDRIWSMLTHSIDEFFDMAKYLIIGALLASIVQVYMPAKTFLQNADNPVVSLLIMMGFAYVLSLCSEADAFIGASFSSIFPKSSVLGFLIFGPMIDFKNTIMMLSVFKMKFVFGVLALTASVVFFTLLLLQNFI, encoded by the coding sequence ATGAACCGACTTTTTCGCAGCCATATCATTGATATAACGGGCATAATTTTGATAGCCATTCTGGTATATTTCATATCTTTCAGCTCTGGCTTAGGTTTATCTTTTGATATCCCCCCTTCTCTGTTAAATCTGAATGTTATCTTTATCAGCATCCTAATAGAAGCGTTGCCTTTTGTCCTTATTGGTGTGCTGATTGCAGGCTTTATCCAAATTTTCATTACAGAAGACCATATAAAAAGGTGGATCCCGAAAAATAGAACGGCTGCAGTTGTCATGAGCTGTGTAGCAGGCGCCCTTTTTCCAGCGTGTGAATGCGGAATTGTCCCCATCATTCGCCGGCTTATGTCTAAGGGTGTTCCAGTATATGCAGCGATTGGTTTTATGCTGACTGGACCCCTGATTAATCCCATCGTCATTGCTTCTACATACATGGCTTTTGGAAACGATTTTGAAATGGCGGGCTTACGAATGGGACTGGGATTCCTAATTGCCATAATAGTTGCCTTTAGCGTGAGCATCATCTTTAAGTCCGGGCAATTGAAAGATAGTATTCACTTACCCCACATCAGCGAAAACAATCGTTCTTTCCTGGACAGGATTTGGTCGATGCTGACCCATTCAATCGATGAATTTTTTGACATGGCCAAATATTTAATTATTGGTGCTTTATTAGCTTCCATTGTACAAGTCTATATGCCGGCAAAAACATTTCTGCAAAATGCCGATAATCCGGTAGTATCCTTGCTAATCATGATGGGCTTTGCCTATGTTTTGTCACTATGCTCAGAGGCCGACGCTTTTATTGGTGCCTCATTCAGCAGTATATTTCCTAAGTCTTCCGTACTGGGATTCCTGATCTTCGGGCCGATGATCGACTTTAAAAATACAATTATGATGCTTAGTGTGTTTAAGATGAAGTTTGTTTTTGGGGTATTAGCCCTGACAGCTTCCGTTGTCTTTTTCACGCTTCTTCTTTTACAGAATTTCATTTAG
- a CDS encoding SDR family oxidoreductase: protein MDQQNKTAIVTGVSSHKGIGAAICRKLASRSFNIFFTYWDAEPHWEKEFSKEISASGVACKGLEADLSDVQSAEKVLGSVALTVGKPMVLVNNAAHSTRDGYLNLDANTLDAHYAVNMRAVFLLCTEFSKGFPDWKLPYGRIINMTSGQELGSMPGELAYASTKAAITAFTRSLSTEIAHLGITVNAINPGPTDSTWMNEEIRNHLSPKFPAGRIGQPEDAANLAAFLASEDSKWITGQVIHSEGGFIRG from the coding sequence ATGGATCAACAGAATAAAACCGCAATTGTTACAGGCGTCAGCAGCCATAAAGGCATTGGTGCTGCTATTTGCCGAAAGCTAGCCAGCCGAAGTTTTAATATATTTTTTACTTATTGGGATGCTGAACCCCATTGGGAAAAAGAATTCAGCAAGGAAATATCGGCAAGCGGGGTTGCATGCAAAGGTCTTGAAGCAGACTTATCGGATGTTCAATCAGCAGAAAAGGTGCTGGGATCCGTTGCCTTAACAGTTGGAAAGCCGATGGTCCTCGTTAATAACGCAGCACATTCAACTAGAGATGGTTATCTTAATCTTGACGCAAACACTCTTGACGCACACTATGCGGTTAATATGAGAGCCGTATTTCTTCTTTGTACTGAATTTTCCAAAGGGTTTCCGGATTGGAAGTTGCCTTACGGACGAATCATTAATATGACTTCCGGACAAGAGCTGGGATCAATGCCCGGTGAATTGGCCTATGCTTCTACTAAAGCAGCCATAACGGCATTTACCAGATCTTTGTCAACAGAAATTGCCCATTTAGGAATAACCGTCAATGCGATTAACCCTGGTCCCACCGACTCTACATGGATGAATGAGGAGATAAGAAATCACCTTTCGCCTAAATTTCCAGCCGGCAGAATCGGCCAGCCTGAAGACGCAGCTAATCTGGCAGCATTTCTGGCAAGTGAAGATTCAAAGTGGATAACAGGGCAGGTGATTCATTCCGAGGGAGGGTTCATTCGCGGTTAA
- a CDS encoding phage holin family protein: protein MNLLDFLNKNYYMLVPALWVIGYALKQTPKVPDWSIVWILAIISVSAGSLAFGFSIEGVLNGIVAAGVAVLGHQMMKQTIEGAYSNKKK from the coding sequence TTGAACTTACTTGATTTTTTAAACAAGAATTATTACATGCTGGTTCCTGCATTGTGGGTAATTGGGTATGCCTTGAAACAGACGCCAAAAGTTCCTGATTGGTCCATCGTATGGATTCTTGCGATCATTTCGGTATCCGCAGGCAGCCTTGCATTTGGGTTTTCAATTGAAGGGGTCCTTAACGGAATTGTTGCGGCAGGTGTTGCGGTTCTCGGACATCAAATGATGAAACAGACTATAGAAGGTGCATACAGCAATAAAAAGAAATAG
- a CDS encoding exonuclease SbcCD subunit D: protein MKFIHTADWHLGKLVHGVYMTEDQRHFLHQFIDVVEEEKPDAVVIAGDLYDRSVPPTDAVELLNEILFKINVELNIPVVAIGGNHDSAERLSFGSSWYKQSKFYLSGKLVNDFMPIHINGVNFFLVPYAEPGMVRHLLDDDRVHSHDDAMKAIVSRIEEYLNPNEPNVLVGHAFVLGGATSDSERTLSVGGSGCVHSSCFDPFSYTALGHLHSPDAIKHDKIRYSGSLLKYSFSEAKQEKSISIIEMKENGEFDLRTRSLKPKKDLREIEGHLDELMDPAFYEKQNLDDYLKITLFDEGALLDPINKLRQVYPNVLHLERKLAVTDMKKKSSFISMKEEKKSELDLFKQFYEQMTTSKFTEDKQRVMTDVIEKVLREEALK from the coding sequence ATGAAATTTATCCATACCGCTGATTGGCATTTGGGCAAGCTGGTCCATGGAGTATACATGACCGAAGATCAGCGTCATTTTTTGCATCAATTTATTGATGTGGTAGAGGAAGAAAAGCCGGATGCAGTCGTCATTGCAGGAGACTTATATGACCGGTCCGTACCTCCGACTGATGCTGTTGAATTGCTGAATGAAATTCTCTTTAAAATAAATGTAGAGCTCAATATACCTGTGGTAGCCATAGGCGGAAACCATGACAGCGCTGAAAGGCTGTCCTTTGGAAGCTCCTGGTATAAACAAAGCAAATTCTACTTGTCTGGAAAACTTGTAAATGATTTTATGCCCATACATATTAATGGTGTGAACTTTTTTCTGGTTCCTTATGCTGAACCCGGAATGGTCAGGCATTTGCTTGATGATGACCGGGTGCACTCCCATGATGATGCAATGAAGGCAATTGTGAGCAGAATTGAAGAGTACCTGAACCCAAATGAACCGAACGTTCTTGTCGGACATGCTTTTGTGCTGGGCGGTGCTACCAGTGATTCGGAGAGGACCCTCTCTGTCGGAGGATCAGGCTGTGTCCATTCAAGCTGCTTTGATCCTTTCTCCTATACGGCACTTGGACATTTGCATAGTCCTGATGCCATAAAGCATGACAAGATCCGCTATTCAGGCTCCCTATTAAAATATTCTTTTTCCGAAGCCAAACAGGAGAAATCCATTTCTATTATAGAAATGAAGGAAAATGGCGAATTTGACTTGCGTACCCGTTCCCTTAAGCCCAAAAAAGACTTGAGAGAGATCGAAGGGCATCTGGATGAACTGATGGATCCAGCTTTCTATGAAAAACAGAATCTTGATGACTATCTGAAAATCACCCTTTTTGATGAAGGTGCATTGCTTGATCCAATTAATAAGCTGAGACAGGTCTATCCGAATGTTCTTCACCTTGAAAGAAAGCTAGCGGTTACAGATATGAAGAAAAAAAGCTCCTTCATATCAATGAAAGAAGAGAAAAAGTCGGAGCTTGATCTGTTTAAACAATTCTATGAACAAATGACCACTTCAAAATTTACGGAAGATAAACAGCGGGTTATGACCGATGTAATCGAAAAAGTGCTGAGGGAGGAGGCGCTGAAATGA
- a CDS encoding SMC family ATPase, with protein sequence MKPLRLTMQAFGPYADSESIDFTELGNRTMFVISGKTGSGKTTIFDGISYAIYGKASGEDRNGPELRSQFAKNNTLTEISLEFILRNKRYYITRSPQQEKKKERGDGTTTVSAKAELYMHGENGEQKLLASNVRDVDEKIKEIMIIDSNQFRQILMIPQGEFRKLLTSESKDKEIILQRLFHTQIYKRIEEKLKEDATELKRTVEEQIKLRDQYFNQVQALYSAELKSYLEAGSVNDILLLPLLAEEIKEMANGLDEMTESGRKKKEQRDQLQQKLYEAEMVLKQMNTKEELKLRKEELEGQRGQFAGKENAIALAQKAALLNQQEQLCHELKKDLDAANADLNELQKNIGTLETLLKEKKDKWESEKNREEERKQAAEQVNHLHSMKEDIHSYAKVEKLVRSLEKNLENLRLQKRQKDEAYKKADLQIKTLAEEKQDIEKSKLAQIENERNLEKLTDEIERLQRYEDLHNEHQLLMNACSNKKNYFEKISFRLNDAKLLVEELEGKWLHGQASILADRLQNGEACPVCGSDHHPNPAVSPHDIPDEKDLKEAKKQAAQIEAEKAKAESAFYEAQSRMNSSESGLAELTAQIQKHRTDFKRDSLLVLKNTLADQKKDLLTLHAELKKKSSRLENCTAELEKTQQMEEALAAEIDRLQDQINDAAIMHAEKKSNLVRMTEAIPENLRSIEAYELSLKNAAEKFEIMQRQLETAQQNYQDAKSAHMAEQAKLETLQKQAVKIEDKLAAERRNFVQRMKDQGFEVYGEYRDAKKTEDQIRQLEGEVREYREEVRSVHDRYDELMQLLEGIEKPDLESLQVSLQESDDQLKLLQDQYTNLFMKKKQNEETMQKITEINENMKAIEERYKVIGHLYEISKGQNTYRITFERFVLAAFLDDILREANGRLSRMTSGRYMLLRKTDRSKGNAQSGLELLVFDQYTGQERHVKTLSGGESFKAALALALGLADVVQQYAGGVSLETMFIDEGFGTLDPESLDQAIEALIEIQSSGRLVGIISHVPELKERIDARLEVTASQSGSRTQFQFIN encoded by the coding sequence ATGAAGCCATTAAGATTAACGATGCAGGCGTTCGGCCCCTATGCAGACAGTGAGAGTATTGATTTTACCGAACTTGGAAATCGGACGATGTTTGTCATCTCCGGTAAGACGGGTTCAGGCAAAACCACTATTTTTGACGGTATTAGCTATGCGATTTATGGAAAGGCAAGCGGGGAGGATCGGAATGGTCCCGAACTTCGAAGCCAGTTCGCGAAAAATAATACACTAACCGAAATTTCCCTCGAATTCATTTTAAGAAATAAAAGGTATTACATTACAAGGTCTCCTCAGCAGGAAAAGAAAAAAGAGCGCGGCGATGGCACGACGACAGTGAGCGCCAAAGCAGAACTGTATATGCATGGTGAAAATGGAGAGCAAAAGCTCCTGGCTTCAAATGTCAGGGATGTTGATGAAAAGATAAAAGAAATCATGATCATCGACAGCAATCAGTTCAGGCAAATTCTGATGATCCCCCAGGGAGAGTTCCGAAAGCTCCTAACTTCTGAGAGCAAGGATAAGGAAATCATTCTTCAGCGGCTATTCCATACACAAATATACAAGCGCATAGAAGAAAAGTTAAAAGAAGATGCGACTGAATTAAAAAGAACGGTGGAAGAACAGATAAAGCTGAGAGATCAGTATTTTAATCAGGTGCAGGCTTTATACAGCGCGGAGCTGAAATCTTACCTCGAAGCAGGAAGTGTCAATGACATCCTGCTCCTGCCGCTTCTTGCAGAGGAAATTAAGGAGATGGCAAATGGCCTTGATGAAATGACAGAATCAGGCAGGAAAAAGAAGGAACAGAGAGATCAACTTCAGCAAAAGCTCTATGAAGCTGAAATGGTGCTCAAACAGATGAATACGAAAGAAGAGTTAAAGCTTAGGAAAGAAGAACTGGAAGGGCAAAGAGGCCAATTCGCTGGCAAAGAGAATGCCATAGCTCTTGCCCAGAAAGCAGCCCTGCTGAATCAGCAGGAGCAGCTCTGTCATGAACTGAAGAAAGATCTGGATGCGGCAAATGCCGATCTTAATGAGCTTCAGAAAAATATTGGCACTCTTGAAACTCTCCTAAAAGAAAAAAAAGATAAATGGGAGTCGGAAAAGAACCGTGAGGAAGAAAGAAAACAGGCTGCAGAACAGGTTAATCACCTGCATAGTATGAAAGAGGACATTCACTCTTATGCAAAAGTGGAAAAGCTGGTCCGTTCTCTTGAAAAAAATCTTGAAAACCTCCGGCTTCAAAAAAGACAGAAAGATGAAGCCTATAAAAAAGCTGATCTGCAAATAAAAACACTGGCTGAAGAAAAGCAGGACATTGAAAAGAGTAAGCTTGCACAGATTGAGAACGAACGAAACCTGGAGAAACTGACGGACGAAATAGAACGGCTTCAAAGATATGAAGATCTGCATAATGAGCATCAATTATTAATGAATGCCTGCAGCAATAAGAAAAATTATTTTGAAAAGATTTCATTCAGGCTGAATGATGCCAAACTGCTTGTGGAGGAACTGGAGGGCAAGTGGCTACATGGACAGGCATCAATCTTAGCAGACAGGCTCCAAAACGGGGAGGCATGCCCAGTCTGCGGCTCAGACCACCATCCAAATCCGGCTGTATCGCCACATGATATTCCGGATGAAAAAGACCTGAAGGAAGCAAAGAAACAGGCAGCTCAAATTGAAGCTGAGAAAGCTAAAGCTGAGTCGGCATTTTATGAAGCCCAGTCCCGCATGAATTCCAGCGAGAGTGGATTGGCTGAACTAACAGCCCAAATACAAAAACACCGTACTGATTTTAAACGGGATAGTTTGCTTGTGCTGAAAAATACTCTTGCCGATCAAAAAAAGGATCTACTGACACTTCATGCTGAACTGAAGAAGAAATCTTCAAGGCTGGAAAACTGTACTGCTGAGTTAGAAAAAACACAGCAGATGGAAGAAGCCTTAGCTGCAGAAATTGACCGGCTGCAAGACCAAATAAATGACGCGGCCATTATGCATGCGGAAAAGAAAAGCAACTTGGTGAGAATGACGGAAGCAATTCCTGAAAACCTGAGGTCTATTGAAGCTTATGAGTTAAGTTTGAAAAATGCGGCTGAAAAATTTGAAATTATGCAAAGACAGCTGGAAACAGCCCAGCAGAATTATCAAGATGCAAAGTCCGCCCATATGGCAGAACAGGCAAAGCTGGAGACACTTCAAAAGCAGGCTGTTAAAATCGAGGATAAGCTTGCAGCCGAAAGGCGGAATTTTGTGCAGCGCATGAAAGACCAGGGTTTTGAGGTCTATGGTGAATACCGGGATGCAAAAAAAACAGAAGATCAAATCAGGCAGCTTGAAGGTGAAGTAAGGGAATATCGTGAAGAGGTCCGTTCTGTACATGATCGATACGATGAGCTGATGCAGCTCTTGGAAGGGATTGAAAAACCTGACCTGGAAAGCTTGCAGGTATCATTACAAGAATCAGATGATCAATTGAAACTGCTGCAGGATCAATATACAAATCTGTTTATGAAGAAAAAGCAAAACGAAGAAACGATGCAAAAAATTACAGAGATAAATGAAAATATGAAAGCCATTGAGGAAAGGTACAAAGTAATCGGGCACTTGTATGAAATTTCAAAAGGGCAGAACACATACCGAATTACTTTTGAACGATTTGTCCTGGCGGCATTTTTAGATGATATACTGAGGGAAGCCAACGGACGTTTATCGAGGATGACCAGCGGAAGATATATGCTGCTTCGAAAAACTGACCGGTCAAAGGGTAACGCACAAAGCGGTCTGGAATTGCTTGTGTTCGATCAATACACTGGACAGGAAAGGCATGTAAAAACTTTATCTGGCGGAGAAAGCTTTAAAGCCGCGCTCGCACTTGCTCTTGGTCTGGCCGATGTGGTGCAGCAATACGCAGGAGGAGTTTCCCTTGAGACGATGTTCATTGATGAAGGATTTGGGACACTTGATCCCGAATCATTAGACCAGGCAATAGAAGCATTGATCGAAATTCAGAGCAGCGGCAGGCTTGTAGGAATCATCTCTCATGTTCCCGAGCTGAAGGAGAGGATTGATGCCCGTCTGGAAGTAACTGCAAGCCAGTCAGGAAGCCGCACACAGTTTCAATTTATAAATTAG
- a CDS encoding TIGR03943 family protein: protein MKIHFQQALRALILLAFCGLIFQLHYTGDITKYINPKYVRLSQSASILFLFLFFIQITRIWSSNREKEGHEHLHGKDCCHHDDHSCSHHHDHGDTPFTGKKLLSYSIILFPLLTGFFLPAKTLDASIADKKGGLAILGNQNKEENVSSDSEEIEDQSEINLENYSLEEELEEVEKLEHDLSVNEEVQEISNEEFEQLKKDLYSSPAIKMDDKVFSLYYEEISKDIDKFAGREIEFQGFIYKEKGLASNQLVISRFLITHCVADASMIGFLSEMEEAPELYDNMWVKVSGVIDKAAYNGTELPLIRIKEWKEIEEPFIPYLYPLTIRIL, encoded by the coding sequence ATGAAAATCCATTTTCAGCAGGCATTAAGGGCGCTGATTCTACTGGCTTTTTGCGGACTGATTTTTCAGCTTCACTATACAGGCGACATAACCAAATATATTAATCCGAAATATGTCCGGTTAAGTCAATCCGCTTCCATTCTGTTTTTATTTTTATTTTTTATTCAGATTACCAGGATATGGAGTTCCAATAGAGAAAAAGAGGGTCACGAACACCTTCACGGTAAGGACTGCTGCCACCATGATGATCATAGCTGTTCTCATCATCATGATCATGGAGATACACCGTTTACAGGTAAAAAGCTGCTGTCATATTCCATTATATTATTTCCGCTATTAACAGGATTCTTCTTGCCTGCAAAGACGCTTGATGCTTCCATTGCTGATAAGAAAGGCGGGCTGGCCATACTTGGTAATCAAAATAAAGAGGAGAATGTTTCGTCGGACTCTGAGGAAATAGAAGATCAATCGGAAATTAACCTTGAGAATTATTCGCTTGAAGAAGAGCTGGAAGAAGTCGAGAAGCTGGAGCATGACCTATCTGTAAATGAAGAGGTACAGGAAATATCCAATGAAGAATTTGAGCAATTAAAAAAGGACCTGTATTCGTCTCCTGCTATTAAGATGGATGATAAAGTTTTTAGCTTATATTATGAGGAAATCAGTAAGGATATTGATAAGTTCGCAGGCAGGGAAATTGAATTTCAGGGATTTATTTATAAAGAAAAAGGACTGGCTTCTAATCAGCTTGTCATTTCGAGGTTTTTGATTACGCATTGTGTGGCAGATGCAAGTATGATTGGCTTTCTTTCAGAAATGGAGGAAGCTCCGGAACTCTATGATAATATGTGGGTCAAAGTTAGCGGAGTCATAGATAAGGCAGCCTATAATGGGACAGAGCTTCCACTGATTAGAATTAAAGAATGGAAAGAAATTGAAGAGCCGTTTATTCCATATCTGTACCCATTAACCATTAGAATCTTATAG
- a CDS encoding GTP-binding protein, which yields MTKKIPVTVLSGYLGSGKTTLLNHILNNRSNKKIAVIVNDMSEVNIDASIVQKGGFSRTDEKLVELQNGCICCTLREDLMMEVERLINERDIDYILIESSGISEPIPVAQTFTYMDESLGINLSKRCTLDTMVTVVDANRFWHDFASGESLLDRKQGTDESDDREVVDLLIDQIEFANVLVLNKLDLVDSESADELKAVLEKLNPEAKVIKAVNSEVEPEEILDTRRFDFETSSQGAGWIKELNEEHTPETEEYGISSFLYRRKRPFHPERFMQWLEDFPADIVRAKGFFWLASRHDMAGLLSQAGPSITLQGAGEWIAALPEVERNEILKDEPELLDRWDKDFGDRMTELVFIGMGMKQEEIASSLNGCLLTDKEMSSDWCMLADRLPAFNSNMMEEVK from the coding sequence ATGACAAAGAAGATACCCGTCACTGTGCTGAGCGGCTATTTAGGTTCAGGAAAAACCACTCTGCTGAACCACATTTTAAATAATCGCAGCAATAAGAAAATTGCAGTAATTGTAAATGATATGAGTGAAGTCAATATTGACGCATCCATAGTACAAAAAGGCGGTTTTTCCAGAACCGATGAAAAACTCGTTGAGCTTCAAAATGGCTGCATCTGCTGTACTCTGAGAGAAGACTTGATGATGGAAGTGGAAAGGCTGATTAATGAAAGGGACATAGATTATATCCTGATTGAATCTTCCGGTATCTCAGAACCAATACCGGTTGCCCAAACATTTACTTATATGGATGAAAGTTTAGGAATTAATCTTTCAAAAAGGTGCACCCTTGACACAATGGTTACAGTTGTAGATGCAAATCGTTTTTGGCATGACTTTGCATCGGGAGAATCTCTGCTGGACCGCAAACAGGGCACAGACGAAAGCGATGACCGGGAAGTTGTTGACCTATTAATAGACCAGATTGAATTCGCCAATGTCCTGGTGCTGAACAAACTGGATCTGGTTGATTCAGAAAGTGCGGATGAACTTAAGGCCGTATTAGAAAAGTTAAACCCTGAAGCAAAAGTTATTAAAGCCGTAAATTCAGAGGTTGAACCGGAAGAAATCCTCGATACTCGTCGGTTTGATTTTGAAACGTCGAGCCAGGGAGCAGGCTGGATCAAAGAGCTGAATGAAGAACATACACCCGAAACTGAGGAATATGGAATTTCCTCCTTTTTATATAGAAGAAAAAGGCCTTTTCATCCGGAAAGGTTCATGCAATGGCTTGAGGATTTTCCTGCAGATATTGTGAGAGCCAAAGGATTTTTCTGGCTGGCTTCCCGCCATGACATGGCCGGTCTCCTTTCCCAGGCAGGACCATCCATAACGCTGCAAGGTGCTGGGGAATGGATTGCAGCCCTTCCAGAGGTGGAAAGAAACGAAATTTTAAAGGATGAACCAGAACTGCTTGATAGATGGGATAAGGATTTTGGAGACAGGATGACAGAACTTGTATTCATTGGCATGGGTATGAAACAAGAAGAGATTGCATCAAGTCTGAATGGCTGCTTACTAACCGATAAAGAAATGAGTTCAGACTGGTGCATGCTGGCAGACCGGCTGCCAGCTTTTAATTCTAATATGATGGAGGAAGTGAAATGA
- a CDS encoding cold-shock protein produces MKNGKVKWFNAEKGFGFIEGEDGNDVFVHYSAIQSEGFKSLEEGQEVSFEVVEGARGPQAANVTKL; encoded by the coding sequence ATGAAAAACGGTAAAGTAAAATGGTTCAATGCTGAAAAAGGTTTCGGTTTCATCGAAGGTGAAGACGGAAACGACGTATTCGTACATTACTCTGCTATCCAATCTGAAGGTTTCAAATCTTTAGAAGAAGGCCAAGAAGTTTCTTTCGAAGTTGTTGAAGGTGCACGCGGACCTCAAGCAGCTAACGTAACTAAACTATAA